The Candidatus Cloacimonadota bacterium genome includes a window with the following:
- a CDS encoding plasmid pRiA4b ORF-3 family protein: MSKACVSVQNTLLDTKPPIWRRIQVAENYRFWDLHMAIQNAMGWQNCHLHQFTIYSPKEMGLVEIGLGEEDFNKLRIFECVSKYFSLENTDALYWYDFGDDWNHKVTLEKIIPADPKHTYPRCIAGKRACPPEDSGGVWGFYEMLNVLEDPEHEEHEDLLEWLGDAYDPEHFDPKEVLFEEPKESEKAITSLY; the protein is encoded by the coding sequence ATTAGCAAAGCGTGTGTATCAGTTCAAAACACCCTTCTGGACACCAAACCGCCTATCTGGAGACGCATCCAGGTTGCGGAAAATTATCGCTTCTGGGACCTCCACATGGCAATTCAGAATGCCATGGGCTGGCAGAACTGCCATCTTCACCAATTCACGATTTATTCGCCCAAGGAAATGGGACTTGTTGAGATCGGATTGGGGGAGGAGGATTTTAACAAGCTTCGCATTTTCGAGTGTGTTTCCAAGTATTTTTCCCTGGAAAACACCGACGCGTTGTATTGGTACGATTTCGGCGACGATTGGAACCATAAGGTCACTTTGGAAAAGATCATCCCTGCCGACCCCAAGCACACTTATCCACGCTGTATAGCCGGGAAAAGGGCCTGCCCGCCTGAAGATTCAGGTGGCGTATGGGGCTTTTACGAAATGCTGAATGTTCTGGAAGACCCCGAACACGAAGAACACGAAGACCTGCTTGAATGGCTTGGCGATGCTTATGACCCGGAACATTTCGATCCCAAAGAGGTTCTGTTTGAGGAACCCAAGGAAAGCGAGAAAGCCATAACCTCATTGTATTGA